One genomic window of Anaeromyxobacter diazotrophicus includes the following:
- a CDS encoding ATP-dependent helicase: MVDLSTLNPPQREAVTTTEGPLLVLAGAGSGKTRVIAHRVAWLLVQGVQPERVLAVTFTNKAAEEMKERVSALAGPPGRAVFVSTFHSFGLWLLQEEHRAAGLPRRFGICDAGDQAALVKRCMREVNVDDRAFDARRVLFLLSAAKNALQKGVKVRPEGQGDDYDLVAAEVYPRYQAALRAQRAVDFDDLIALPVELLRAHAALRAKYQERFRYLLVDEYQDTNCCQLELLKLLAGERKNVCAVGDDDQAIYGWRGAEVKNILRFERHFPGAKEVRLEQNYRSTGRILACANGVIAKNPQRKAKRLWTSAGEGAPVKVAALAGEEEEARHVTDRIVRGRAEGRPWAHFAVLYRLNAQSRPIEEALREASVPYRVAGGPAFFDRAEVRDLLAYLKVCVEREDDVSLARIVNVPARGLGDATLERVHAHALAHRLPLFEALRRSAEVPDLPRGAAERMLAFVDLIDRYAFAFDRQPIGEVARRLVAEVDLHAHARAGVKSAEAAQRKVEAIESVLRSIEGWASRTGKKPTLPNYLAKLALDSREDEDEDAEDGVALMSLHAAKGLEFPVVFLIGMEEDLLPCSGIQGEARDLEEERRLAYVGITRAREELHLTRAQARTKRGKLEPRTPSRFLQDLPEAAFVLYDPAKDVQPPEVVAARSAEVLAALKARFARG; encoded by the coding sequence GTGGTCGACCTCTCCACCCTCAACCCGCCGCAGCGCGAGGCCGTCACCACCACCGAGGGGCCGCTGCTCGTGCTGGCCGGCGCCGGCTCGGGCAAGACGCGCGTCATCGCGCACCGGGTGGCGTGGCTCCTCGTGCAGGGCGTGCAGCCGGAGCGCGTGCTCGCCGTCACCTTCACCAACAAGGCGGCGGAGGAGATGAAGGAGCGGGTGAGCGCGCTGGCCGGCCCGCCCGGCCGGGCGGTCTTCGTCTCCACCTTCCACAGCTTCGGGCTGTGGCTCCTGCAGGAGGAGCACCGGGCGGCGGGGCTGCCCCGCCGCTTCGGGATCTGCGACGCCGGCGACCAGGCGGCGCTGGTGAAGCGCTGCATGCGCGAGGTGAACGTGGACGACCGCGCCTTCGACGCGCGGCGCGTGCTCTTCCTCCTCTCCGCGGCCAAGAACGCGCTGCAGAAGGGCGTCAAGGTGCGCCCGGAGGGGCAGGGGGACGACTACGACCTCGTCGCCGCCGAGGTCTACCCCCGGTACCAGGCGGCGCTCCGGGCGCAGCGGGCGGTGGACTTCGACGACCTCATCGCCCTCCCGGTCGAGCTCCTGCGGGCCCACGCGGCGCTGCGGGCGAAGTACCAGGAGCGCTTCCGGTACCTCCTCGTCGACGAGTACCAGGACACGAACTGCTGCCAGCTCGAGCTCCTGAAGCTGCTCGCCGGGGAGCGGAAGAACGTCTGCGCGGTGGGGGACGACGACCAGGCGATCTACGGCTGGCGCGGCGCCGAGGTGAAGAACATCCTCCGCTTCGAGCGGCACTTCCCCGGGGCGAAGGAGGTCCGGCTCGAGCAGAACTACCGCTCGACCGGACGCATCCTGGCCTGCGCCAACGGGGTCATCGCCAAGAACCCGCAGCGCAAGGCGAAGCGGCTCTGGACGTCGGCGGGGGAGGGCGCCCCGGTCAAGGTGGCCGCCCTCGCGGGCGAGGAGGAGGAGGCGCGCCACGTGACCGACCGCATCGTGCGCGGGCGCGCCGAGGGCCGGCCCTGGGCGCACTTCGCGGTGCTGTACCGGCTCAACGCGCAGTCGCGGCCGATCGAGGAGGCGCTCCGGGAGGCCTCGGTCCCGTACCGCGTCGCCGGCGGCCCGGCCTTCTTCGACCGCGCCGAGGTGCGCGACCTGCTCGCCTACCTCAAGGTGTGCGTGGAGCGCGAGGACGACGTGTCGCTGGCGCGCATCGTGAACGTGCCGGCGCGCGGCCTGGGCGACGCGACGCTCGAGCGGGTCCACGCCCACGCGCTCGCGCACCGGCTCCCGCTCTTCGAGGCGCTGCGGCGCTCGGCCGAGGTGCCGGACCTGCCCCGGGGCGCCGCGGAGCGCATGCTCGCCTTCGTGGACCTGATCGACCGCTACGCCTTCGCCTTCGACCGGCAGCCCATCGGCGAGGTGGCGAGGCGGCTGGTGGCGGAGGTGGACCTGCACGCGCACGCCCGGGCGGGCGTGAAGTCGGCCGAGGCGGCGCAGCGCAAGGTGGAGGCGATCGAGAGCGTGCTCCGCTCGATCGAGGGCTGGGCCTCGCGCACCGGCAAGAAGCCCACCCTGCCCAACTACCTCGCCAAGCTGGCGCTCGACTCGCGCGAGGACGAGGACGAGGACGCGGAGGACGGGGTGGCGCTCATGAGCCTCCACGCCGCCAAGGGGCTGGAGTTCCCGGTGGTGTTCCTGATCGGGATGGAGGAGGACCTGCTCCCGTGCTCCGGGATCCAGGGCGAGGCGCGCGACCTCGAGGAGGAGCGGCGGCTCGCGTACGTCGGCATCACCCGCGCCCGCGAGGAGCTGCACCTCACGCGCGCCCAGGCCCGGACCAAACGGGGCAAGCTGGAGCCCCGGACGCCGAGCCGCTTCCTGCAAGATCTCCCCGAGGCCGCGTTCGTGCTATACGACCCGGCGAAGGACGTGCAGCCGCCGGAAGTGGTGGCCGCCCGGTCGGCCGAGGTCCTCGCGGCGCTCAAGGCGCGGTTTGCCCGCGGCTGA
- the rplM gene encoding 50S ribosomal protein L13 yields the protein MHNGTHSATKSEALQGRKWWVVDVADAPVGRAASQVATLLKGKHKPSYTPSMDVGDFVVVLNAEKVRFTGKKETEKLYFTHTMHPGGAKLTPPHKLRARHPDAIFLNAVKRMLPRSALGRDMMRKLKVYAGSEHPHAAQKPEKRALSL from the coding sequence ATGCACAACGGCACCCACAGCGCGACGAAGAGCGAGGCCCTCCAGGGCCGGAAGTGGTGGGTCGTGGACGTGGCCGACGCCCCCGTCGGCCGCGCCGCGAGCCAGGTCGCGACCCTCCTCAAGGGCAAGCACAAGCCCAGCTACACGCCCTCCATGGACGTGGGCGACTTCGTCGTGGTCCTCAACGCGGAGAAGGTGCGCTTCACGGGCAAGAAGGAGACCGAGAAGCTGTACTTCACGCACACGATGCACCCGGGCGGCGCGAAGCTGACGCCCCCGCACAAGCTCCGCGCCCGCCACCCGGACGCCATCTTCCTGAACGCGGTGAAGCGCATGCTGCCGCGCTCCGCCCTCGGCCGCGACATGATGCGCAAGCTCAAGGTCTACGCCGGGAGCGAGCACCCGCACGCCGCCCAGAAGCCCGAGAAGCGCGCGCTTTCGCTGTAA
- the rpsI gene encoding 30S ribosomal protein S9, protein MPQLQINVGRRKESVARVRITPGTGNITINGRTMDAYFGRETSKMILVEPLKIVDQMGKLDVFVNAHGGGLSGQAGAIRHGITRALMELNPDYRPLLKKAGFVTRDARAVERKKYGRPGARKRFQFSKR, encoded by the coding sequence ATGCCCCAGCTCCAGATCAACGTCGGCCGTCGCAAGGAGTCCGTCGCCCGCGTGAGGATCACGCCCGGCACGGGCAACATCACCATCAACGGCCGCACCATGGACGCCTACTTCGGCCGCGAGACGTCGAAGATGATCCTGGTCGAGCCGCTCAAGATCGTCGACCAGATGGGCAAGCTGGACGTGTTCGTGAACGCGCACGGCGGCGGCCTGTCCGGCCAGGCCGGCGCGATCCGCCACGGCATCACCCGGGCGCTCATGGAGCTCAACCCGGACTACCGGCCGCTCCTCAAGAAGGCCGGGTTCGTCACCCGCGACGCCCGCGCGGTCGAGCGCAAGAAGTACGGCCGCCCCGGCGCCCGCAAGCGCTTCCAGTTCTCGAAGCGCTAG